A segment of the Aridibaculum aurantiacum genome:
GTTAAGCTCTTACGGATTTGATGGCGATAATACTCCAATCATCCAAGGTTCTGCTACTGGCGCTCTTGCTGGTGAAGAAAAGTGGGTTGCGAAGATCTCTGAATTGATGGATGCAGTTGATAGCTACATTCCTCTTCCTCCTCGTCCGGTTGATATGCCATTCCTTATGTCAGTAGAGGACGTATTCTCTATTACTGGTCGTGGTACTGTTGCTACTGGTCGTATCGAAAGAGGTCGTATCAAAGTTGGTGAGCCTGTTGAAATCGTAGGTTTGATGGATGCTCCATTGACTTCTACTATCACTGGTGTTGAAATGTTCAAGAAACTTCTTGACCAAGGTGAAGCTGGTGACAACGCAGGTATGCTATTGCGTGGTATTGAGAAAACTCAAATCCGTCGTGGTATGGTTATCTGTAAGCCAGGTTCTATCACTCCGCACACTGAATTCAAAGGTGAGGTTTACGTACTTAGCAAAGAAGAAGGTGGACGTCACACTCCATTCTTCAACAAGTACCGTCCTCAGTTCTACTTCCGTACTACTGACGTAACTGGTGAGTGTGTACTTCCTGAAGGAACTGAAATGGTTATGCCTGGTGATAACACTTCATTGACTGTTAAACTTATCCAGCCGATCGCGATGGAGAAAGGTTTGAAATTCGCTATCCGTGAAGGTGGTCGTACAGTAGGTGCTGGTCAGGTAACTGAAATCCTGAAGTAATCAATTAGTACTCAGTACAAAACATAGCTAAAAAGTGCTCGTTCATCGTAACGAGCACTTTTTAGCACTTTTAAAAGTTCTTTTATAGTAGGATGTACAGGGTAACTCCTTACCTTAGTATTTCATACTGATTTTACGGGCATAGTTCAATGGTAGAATAGAGGTCTCCAAAACCTTTGATCAGGGTTCGAATCCTTGTGCCCGTGCAGAGAAATGTTTGAGGTTTGAGGTTTCTAGTTTAAAGTTGAAGACTTTAGGCTAAACCTTAAAACTTGAACCTAAAACTTTAAACCTATAATGAACAAGATCTCAAATTACTTTAGAGAGAGTTACCTGGAGCTGACGGAGAAAGTAACATGGCCTAGTTGGCTGCAGTTACAGCAATCAACTATCATTGTTCTGGTTGCTACCATCATTATCACGGCTTTGGTGTGGGTAATGGACTTTGCTTCACAAAATTTATTGAAGCTTATTTATTCTTTGTTTTAACTAATGGAAGATACTAATAACATAGAACAAGCTACTGCTAATACGCAGGAACAAAATGAACCACTGGATCTTACCAAGTGGTATGTTTTGCGTGTAGTAAGTGGTAAAGAACGGAAGGTAAAGGAGCACCTTGATAAGGAAGTGAACCGTAGCGGCTGGAGCGAAACCATCAAGCAGGTTTTCTTACCAATGGAAAAGGTGTACAAGGTGCAGAATGGTAAGAAGGTAATGCGTGAGAAGAACTATTATCCTGGTTATGTATTACTTGAAGTAAGTGATGGCAAACTAAACGATGATATGGTGCAGCACATCAGCAACATCAGCAATGTAATGCACTTCTTAACGGATGGTAAAGGTTCTAAGGGCAACATCATTTCGCTTCGTAAAAGTGAGGTGAACAAGATGTTGGGTAAGGTAGATGAAATGAGTGATCAAGGTATCACCATGAATGAACCTTTTATTGTTGGTGAAACTATCAAGATCATTGAAGGACCGTTCAACGACTTTAATGGTGTGATAGAAGAAGTGAACGATGAAAAGAAGAAACTGAAGGTTACTGTAAAGATCTTCGGACGTTCAACACCTGTAGAATTGAACTATATGCAGGTAGAAAAACTAGGATAAATAATATTTTCTATATCTTAAGCCGCAGCAAACAACTGCGGCTTTATTTTTACTTCAAAATTCAAAAACATGAAAAAAATCCTTTCCCTCGCTATTGCTTTGGTAACCGTTTCTGTTGTTATGGCGCAGCCGCCTAATGTTCCTGCTGATAAAGGTGCAAAGTTCGGTGCTGATATTACTGCCGAAAAAGCTGTACCGGTAGCTGATATGGTTAAAAGTTTAAAAGGTAAAGAAGGGGAGAAGGTGCAAGTGAAGGTACAAGGAGAAGTAGTTCAGGTATGTGAAGCTGAAGGTTGTTGGTTAAGAATGAAGAATGGAGACGGTACCATCATGGTGCGTATGAAAGATCATAAGTTTTTTGTCCCTACCGTAATGAATGGTAAAACAATAGTAGTGGCTGGTGAAGCGCAGCTGAAAGAAACAAGCGTTGCTCAATTGAGACATTATGCTGAGGACGCTGGGAAAAGCAAAGAAGAGATAGAAAAAATAAAAGAGCCGAAGAAAGAAGTGGTACTACAGGCAGATGGTATAGTAGTACTATAATCAACTATAAAGAGATTGAAAGGTGGCAAAAGGCCACCTTTTTTGTTTTGGCGCAATTCGTTTTCTATTTCAAAATTTGGGTTGGGACTACTTTGCTTGTTCAGCGTCTATATCCACTTGTGCGTATACATCTTCAAGCTGCAGGTCTAACTGTATTGCGCTAATATAAAGTTTTGCTTCTCTTCCTTTTGCTGTTGTAAGTATCCAGCTTTCACCACTTTTCGTGTATACTTCTGCCTGGTACTCCATACTGCTGATGAGCACATAGTTTTGGAGTGATGGGATACTGCGGTAGAGTTTGAACTTAGTGCCACGGTCATAATCTTCAGTGGAAGGGGAGAGAACTTCAATAAGTACGGTGGGATTAGTAAGTGTATCTAAAGTATCATCTGTAAATTTTCTTTCGCCACAAGCAATGGAAATATCCGGATAGGTGTAAAGTCCGTTTTGCGGGTTGTATACACGTAAGTCGCTTGGGTAAATCTTACATGACTTCCCACGCAGAGTGGGATGAAGAGATGCTATGGTGTTGGCGACAATACTGTTGTGGCTTTCTGACGCGCCTGCCATGGCAAACACTTCACCATTAAAGTATTCGCTTTTATGCTCTGCCAGGCGTTCTTGCTCCAGGTAGTCCTGCTCGCTGATGTATTGTTTTGGAATGGCTGACATTTGTGACGTTTCAGCAAATTTACCAACTAAGGAGGAGAAAGCTGCTGATAAGAGAAAATGCAGATGAACGGAGCGTCGCAACCACTGCTTCATCAAGGTTGTGCCGTTGGTTACCACTACCTTTAGATTACTTTTACATTTTTAATTTTTTCCAAAGGTCATCACCCCTTACCTTTGCCGTCCCAAAAAAGTTCTTTCGATAGAAATAGTGAATTGGGAGTTTAGCTGTATTGGCTGAACGTTATCACCAAAAAAAGAAAACATGGCAAAAGAAATTACAGGCTACGTTAAGTTGCAATGTAAAGGTGGCCAGGCAAACCCTGCACCTCCAATTGGACCAGCCCTTGGTTCAAAAGGTCTAAACATCATGGAGTTCTGCAAGCAGTTCAATGCTAGAACTCAAGATAAAATGGGAAAAGTACTTCCTGTTTTGATCACCGTTTATGGCGACAAGTCTTTCGACTTCGTTATCAAAACTCCTCCTGCAGCTGTTCAGTTGATGGAAGCAGCAAAAATTCAAAGTGGTTCCAAAGAGCCTAACCGTAGTAAGGTTGGTAAAGTAACATGGGAGCAGGTAGATGCTATCGCTACTGATAAGATGGCTGACCTGAACTGTTTTACTAAGGAAAGCGCCATGCGTATGGTTGCCGGTACTGCTCGTAGCATGGGTCTTACTGTTGACGGTAAAGCTCCATGGGAAAATTAATTGATCATTCTTCTGTAAAGGAGAAACAAAACATCATTAAAAATGGCAATCACTAAGAAAAGAAAAGCTGTAGCAGCTAAGGTTGATAAAAATAAAGTTTACACACTTAAAGACGCAGCGTCTTTGGTGAAAGAAGTAAACTGCACAAAGTTTGACAGCTCTGTGGATGTACACGTTCGTTTGGGTGTAGATCCTAAGAAAGCTGACCAACAAGTGCGTGGTACGGTAACGCTTCCTCACGGAACTGGTAAAACAAAACGCGTATTGGTTCTTTGCACACCTGATAAAGAGGCTGCTGCAAGAGAAGCTGGTGCTGATTACGTAGGATTAGATGAATTCATTTCAAAAATCGACGGTGGATGGACTGATGTAGACGTTATTATCGCTACTCCGTCTGTAATGCCTAAGATCGGTCGTTTAGGTAAAGTGTTAGGTCCTCGTAACCTGATGCCAAACCCTAAAACAGGTACTGTTACTAACGATGTAGCCGGTGCTGTAAATGAAGTTAAGGGTGGTAAGATCGCATTCAAAGTTGATAAAGCTGGTATTATCCATGCTTCTATCGGCCGCGTATCTTTTGCTCCTGAAAAACTTGCTGAAAACGCTACTGAATTCGTTCAGGCAATCATAAAACTTAAACCATCTGCAGCTAAAGGTACTTACCTGAAAGGCTTAAGCATGGCTAGCACCATGAGCCCTGGTATCACTGTAGACACAAAATCATTCATCTAAGCCGGTCACGGTTTTAAACAAGCGTTATGACAAAGACTGAAAAAAATGAAGTGATTGAGCTTTTGAAAGAAAAGTTTAATCAATACAATAACTTCTACGTAACTGATACTGAATCTTTGACTGTTGCACAGGTTGGTAATCTTCGCCGTGCATGTTTTAGCAAAGACGTAGAAATGCAGGTGGCAAAGAATACTCTTATCCGCAAAGCACTAGAAGGTTTGGATGCTGAGAAATATGCTGGCGTTTATGATAGCCTTCATAAAGTAACTGCCCTGTTGTTTTCTGAAAATCCTAAAGAGCCGGCTCTTATCATCAGCTCTTTCCGCAAAGACAACAACAACCCAAAGCCTGTTCTGAAAGCTGCTTTCATCAATGGCGATGTGTACAGCGGTGACGAGAACCTGGTAACTCTAACTAAGATCAAGACTAAGAACGAATTGATCGGTGAGGTTATCGGATTGTTGCAATCACCTGCTAAGCGTGTATTGGCTGCTTTGTTGCACCACCACGAGCAAAAAGCTGAAGGTGCAACTACAGAAGCTCCTGCAACAGATGCAGCTGCTCCTGAAGCAAGTGCTCCTGAAGCACCAGCGGCTGAATAAATCTAAAGATTGAAGATGTGGCAAATGCCACGACTTCAAAATCAATTAAGATCTGATGGAAAGAGAGGTCTGATCCTTTTCAAATGCTCGCATTTCCAAATCAATAAAGAATATTTTTTTAATCATCCTCCGGAGCACTAAGCCGTGAAGGGGGGAAAAATTCAAACAAATGGCTGACGTAAAACAACTAGCTGAATCATTAGTAAGCTTAACAGTAAAGGAAGTACAAGAACTTGCTGATTTCCTTAAATCTGAGTACGGAATTGAACCAGCTGCTGCTGCAGTTGTAGTTTCTGGCGATGGTGGTGGCGGTGCTGCTGCTGTTGAAGAGAAAACTTCTTTCGACGTTATTTTGGTAAGCGCTGGTGCTTCTAAATTGAACGTTGTTAAGATCGTTAAAGATCTTTCTGGTCTTGGTCTGAAAGAAGCAAAAGACCTTGTTGATAGCGCTCCTAAGCCAATCAAAGAAGGTGTAGCTAAAGCAGAAGCTGAAGAAATTGCAGCTAAATTGAAAGATGCTGGTGCTGAAGTAGAAGTTAAGTAATTAGCTTTTCATAGTAAATATTAGAGGCTGTCTCCCAAGGAGCAGCCTCTTTTTATTATCACTCGTTACGGACTCTTAAGTGTAGGTGGTGACCAGCAGTTGAATAAATAGCAATAGTTGTTGCGACGCTCCTTTCAACAGGAGAGCATGAAGGAACTGTTGTTTCAATTTCTTTAGCGCATGACAGTTCATACACAACAAGAATTAGAAACCAAACACAAGAACATGTTTATAAACGATTTGTTTCTATATCACTTCCCAAACCTTCCCGTACTTCATTATTGATCAATGGTTTTGCCACTTCACCTTTTCTTCTCACTTTAGCATTCAAACGTTTAAACCTTTTATGAATAAAACTAACCTCGTTTTAGCTGCTGTGCTTTCTTTCCTGGCAGCTTGTAATTCCAACTCTACTGCTAAAGTTAAAGGCGCTACCTATTTCGATGTTGCTGGTATGGATACCACCGTTAAACCCGGAGACAATTTTTTTCAGTTTGCAAATGGCGGTTGGGTTAAAGCCACCACCATACCCGATGATCAAAGTGGATGGGGCAGCTTCTATACCTTGTATACCGAAAACCAGCAAAAGCTAAAAGCTATATTGGAAGAAGCTGCTAATAATAAAAATGCAGCAAAAGGAAGCCTGGAGCAAAAGGTAGGAGACTTTTATGCAAGCGGTATGGATACCGCAGCATTAGAACAAAAAGGTGCTCAGCCACTAATGCCGGTTCTGCAGAAAATAGATGCTGTAAAAACTTACCAGGAGCTGGTAGCGCTGAATATGGAGCTTGATAAAACGAATGATGGCTCACTCATTGGTTATTATGTAGGTGCAGATGAAAAGAATAGCACCATCAATATTCTGAACCTCTATCAAACAGGTCTTACGCTTCCTGAGAAGGAATACTATACTCGCAAGGACTCCACTACAACCATGCAACGGCAAAAGATGGTAGAGTATGCTACCAAACTTTACATGCTTACAGGTGCAGACAGTACCACTGCTGCTAAACAGGCTGCAGATGTATTGAAGCTGGAAACTGAGATAGCTAAAAGTCACCTGTTGCCCACCGAATTACGCGACCCCGTGAAGAACTACAACAAGATGACAATAGCTGAATTGGAGAAGCTTTCTCCAAAAGTGGGCTGGAGCAACGTGTTCAGTACACTAGGGTTAAAGGTTGATAGTTTGAATGTAGGACAGCCTAAATATTATGCTGCACTCAGTACACTACTTGCTACTCAACCTATAGAAGCATGGAAAAGCAAGATGAAGTTTGACTACATAAGCGGCAACACCGACGCGTTGAGCAAAGCTTTCCGCGATGCTTCCTTTGAATTCGGTAAAACATTCAGTGGGCAGAAAGTTCAGAAGGAGCGTTGGAAAACAATAGTGGATTTAAGTGATAACGGCTTAAAGGATCTGCTAAGCCAGCTTTATGTAAAGAAACATTTCACTCCTGAAGCCAAGCAGCGGATGGATGAACTGGTAAATAATCTCCAGGAAGCTTTCAAGAACCGTCTGAACAAGCTCGACTGGATGAGCGACTCTACCCGCCAGAAAGCTTTGGCAAAGCTCAATACCATTATGAAAAAGATCGGTTATCCTGACAAATGGAAAAGCTATGATGATGTGAAAATAAGCCGCAACAACTTCTTCGAAAATAACCAGGCTATTGGCCGACATGATTTTAAAGAGAACATAGAAAAGATTGGAAAGCCAGTTGATAAGAGTGAGTGGGGGATGACTCCAGCTACAGTAAATGCTTATTACAATCCAACGTTCAATGAGATCGTTTTTCCGGCAGGCATTCTTCAATGGCCGTTTTTTGATGCGGGCGCTGATGATGCCATCAACTACGGCGGCATCGGAATGGTGATAGGCCACGAGATCACACACGGGTTTGATGACCAGGGACGCCAGTATGATGCTGAAGGAAACCTGAAGGATTGGTGGACTTCTGGCGATGCGAATAAGTTCAATACAAAAGCTGAAATGGTAATTAAGGAATATGATAACTACACCATTTTCGACAGTGTGCATTTGAATGGCAAACTGACGCTAGGTGAGAACCTTGCTGATATTGGTGGTCTTGCCATTGCCTATGATGCATTTAAAATGACTGAACAAGGTAAAAGCAACGAGAAGATTGATGGTTTTACGCCTGATCAGCGTTTCTTTTTGGGCTTTGCACAGGTATGGCGGATAATGAACCGCGATGAGACCATGCGTGTTCGTGTTACAACCGATCCGCATTCTCCAGAGTTATACCGGGTAAATGGACCGCTTTCTAACTTTGAACCTTTTTATTCGGCATTCAATGTAAAGCCGGGAGATAAGATGTACAAACCAGCCGAACAACGGGCTAAAATCTGGTAAGATGCAAATATTAAACAGCCGGTTTTGCCGGCTGTTTTCAATTAAAAATTCTGGTAGCCCTTTACAGTTTGCATAAATACACCCTATCTTGCAGCTACAATTCAATAACACCTGACTGGTTTATTCATCTTCTACGGGTTTAACTTTACTTTTCCACAATAATCGTTGTGGTACAAAAATTGTTTTTTGCCATTTCTCGGCAAACCTTACCTTTGCATTCCTTTTATTTTAGGCAAATTAGCAATAGCATATTCAGAGATGGCCATTTTATCTGTTGTGCTGCAAATAGATCATTGCTTTTTTAGTAGTGAGTTGCCTGAGCCATAAAGTCTAAAACCGGTTAAATATTAATATGTCTTCAACTAAAGTTCAGAACAGGGTTAGTTTCGGGAAGATCAAAAACTTATCTGAAACACCTGACCTACTCGACATTCAGTTACAATCATTCCAAGACTTTTTCCAATTAGAAACAACGCCTGATAAGCGTAACGTTGAGGGTTTATTCCGTGTGTTCAAGGAGAACTTCCCGATCACCGATACCCGCAACATTTTCGTATTGGAATTCCTGGATTATTTCATTGATCCGCCCCGTTACTCTATTGATGAGTGTATGGAGCGTGGTTTAACCTATGCTGTTCCTCTGAAAGCCAAACTTCGTTTGAGCTGTAATGACGAGGAACACGTTGATTTCCAGACCATCGTTCAAGATGTGTTCTTAGGAAATATCCCTTACATGACACCACGCGGAACTTTCGTTGTAAATGGTGCTGAAAGGGTAGTAGTAAGCCAGTTACACCGTTCACCAGGTGTATTCTTTGGTCAGTCTATCCATCCAAACGGAACCAAGATCTACTCTGCAAGGGTAATTCCTTTCAAAGGTGCGTGGATGGAATTTGCTACCGACATCAACAACGTGATGTATGCTTACATCGACCGTAAGAAAAAGTTTCCTGTAACTACCTTACTTCGTTCAATCGGTTTTGAAACAGATAAGGATATCCTGGAGCTTTTCGGCATGGCTGATGAAGTAAAGGCTGAAAAGAAGACCCTTGATAATTATCTGGGTAAAAAATTAGCTGCGCGTGTACTTCGTACATGGGTAGAAGACTTCGTTGACGAGGATACCGGTGAAGTAGTATCTATTGAGCGTAACGAAGTGGTGATGGAGCGTGATACGATCCTTGATGAGAACGCAATCGAAACTATTTCTGAAATGGACGTGAAGAGCGTATTCATCCAGAAAGAAGAAGTGAGCGGTGACTACTCTATCATCTACAACACTTTAAATAAAGATACTTCGAACAGTGAACTGGAAGCTGTTCAGCACATCTACCGTCAATTGCGTGGTGCTGATGCTCCGGATAATGAAACTGCCCGTGGTATTATCGATAAATTATTCTTCTCTGACAAGCGTTATGACTTAGGTGAAGTTGGTCGTTACAAGATCAACCGTAAGTTGAACCTGAACTTCCCGCTTGAGAAGAAGGTATTAACCAAAGATGACATCATCGAGATCATCAAGTACCTGGTTCGTTTGACGAACAGTAAGGCTGAGATCGATGACATTGATCACCTGAGCAATCGTCGTGTACGTACTGTGGGTGAACAATTATATGCGCAGTTTGGTGTAGGTCTTGCCCGTATGGCTCGTACCATTCGTGAAAGAATGAACGTACGTGACAACGAGGTATTTACCCCGGTTGACCTGATCAACGCCCGTACATTGTCATCTGTTATCAACTCATTCTTTGGTACATCTCAATTATCCCAGTTCCTTGACCAAACAAACCCTCTAAGTGAGATCACGCACAAGCGTCGTATCTCCGCACTTGGACCCGGCGGTTTAAGTCGTGAAAGAGCTGGTTTTGAGGTTCGTGACGTACACTATAGCCACTACGGCCGTCTGTGTACCATCGAAACTCCGGAAGGTCCAAACATTGGTCTGATCTCTACACTTTGTGTACATGCTAAGATCAACGATATGGGCTTCATCGAGACCCCATACCACAAGGTTACACAGGGTAAAGTAGACATGAAAAATCTTACTTTCCTGAGTGCTGAAGAAGAAGACGAAAAGAAAATTGCGCAGGCTAGTTCTCCATTAAACGACAACAGCGAGTTTGCAGAAGAGCGCGTAGTTAGCCGTGAAACTGGTGACTTCCCTATACTTGATAAAAACGACGTGGAATACATGGATGTTGCGCCTAACCAGATCGTTGGTTTGAGTGCTTCTCTTATTCCATTCCTTGAGCACGATGATGCTAACCGTGCCTTGATGGGATCGAACATGCAACGCCAGGCTGTTCCGCTTATCCGTCCTGAAGCTCCAATTGTGGGTACAGGTTTGGAAGGAAAGGCAGCACGCGATGCACGTATCCAGATCCACGCAGAAGGTGATGGCGTAGTAGAATTCGTGGATGCTAAAGAAATACACGTTCGCTACACAAGAAACGAAGAGCAGAAACTGGTTTCATTTGAAGAGGACCTGATCGTTTACAAACTGACCAAGTTCATCAAAACCAACCAGGCTACCTGTATCAACCTTCGTCCTGCGGTGAAGAAAGGACAAGTAGTTAAGCTTGGAGATTTCCTTACTGAAGGATATGCAACAAAAGATGGCGAATTAGCACTTGGTAGAAACCTGAAAGTGGCATTCATGCCTTGGAAAGGATACAACTTCGAGGATGCGATCGTTATCAACGAAAAAGTAGTTCGTGAAGACTGGTATACTTCTATTCACATCGAAGAATTTGAACTGGAAGTACGTGATACTAAGTTGGGTGAAGAGGAGCTTACTCCAGACATTCCTAACGTAAGTGAAGATGCTACTAAAGACCTGGACGAGAACGGTATCATCCGTATTGGTGCCCAGGTAAAAGAAGGTGATATCATCATTGGTAAGATCACTCCAAAAGGAGAAAGCGATCCAACTCCTGAAGAGAAGTTGTTGAGAGCGATCTTCGGTGATAAAGCTGGTGATGCAAAAGATGCTTCTTTGAAAGCTCCATCTGGTACAGAAGGTGTGGTTATTGATAAGAAACTATTCCAGCGTGCTAAGAAGGATAAGAATACAAAAGTTCGTGAGAAAGCTATTCTTGAGAAGATCGAGAAAGTACACGAAAAGAATGTAGCTGATCAACTGGAAGTGTTACTGGACAAACTGCAAACACTGGTGAAGGAAAGACCTTCAGCTGGTGTAAGCAACAACTTCGGTGAAGTATTGATCGGTAAAGGTTCTAAGTTCAACCAGAAGAACCTTAGCCAGATCGATTACCAGAACGTAAATCCTCTAGGATGGACTGGTGATGCTAAGATTGATGACCAGATCAACACTCTGTTGCACAACTACAACATTAAGTACAACGAAGAATTAGGACGTTATAAGAGAGAGAAGTTCAACGTATCAATAGGTGATGAATTACCTGCTGGTGTATTGAAGCTTGCTAAAGTTTACCTGGCTGTTAAGCGTAAGCTGAAAGTGGGTGATAAGATGGCGGGTCGTCACGGAAACAAAGGTATTGTTGCTAAGATAGTAAGAGCTGAAGACATGCCATTCCTTGAAGACGGAACCCCGGTTGATATCGTTCTAAACCCACTTGGTGTACCTAGCCGTATGAACCTCGGACAGGTTTACGAAACCGTTCTTGGTTGGGCAGGAGAGAAGTTAGGATTGAAATTCGCTACGCCGATCTTCGACGGTGCTACCACTGAAGAGATCGCTGATAAGATAGCTGAAGCAGGTCTTCCAAGCTTTGGTCATACTTACCTGTATGATGGAGAAACCGGGGATCGTTTTGACCAGAAAGCTACAGTTGGTATCATCTACGTAATTAAGCTTCACCACATGGTTGATGACAAGATGCACGCACGTTCTATCGGACCGTACAGCTTGATCACGCAGCAGCCTCTGGGTGGTAAGGCACAATTTGGTGGTCAGCGTTTTGGTGAGATGGAGGTTTGGGCACTGGAAGCATATGGTGCATCTAACATCTTGCAGGAATTGTTGACGCTGAAGTCGGATGATATCATCGGACGTGCTAAGACTTACGAAGCAATTGTAAAAGGTGAGAATATACCAAGAGCAGGTATCCCAGAATCATTCAATGTACTTGTACATGAATTGAGAGGTTTGGGTCTTGATCTGAAGTTTGACTAGCCTATAAAGAAGTGCCTCACTCTTTGAGAGTGAGGCACTTTAATCCTTTAGGCCGATGAACAGCAAACAAACAGCTGAAGTGTGCGACGCAACGGAAGTTGAATAGCGAACGGAAGCTGGAAACAAAAAAGTAAAATCGTAATTACGATATATGGCAATGAATAAAAGAGATAACCGTCCAAGGCCAACGTTTTCTAAGATCACGATTGGTTTGGCGTCTCCCGACAGCATTCTTGAGAAGAGCTTCGGCGAGGTTTTAAAGCCTGAGACTATCAACTATCGTACGTATAAGCCTGAAAGAGATGGTTTGTTCTGCGAAAGGATTTTTGGTCCGGTGAAGGATTATGAGTGTGCTTGCGGTAAGTACAAGCGTATCCGTTACAAGGGTATCGTGTGCGACCGTTGTGGTGTTGAGGTTACAGAAAAGAAAGTACGTCGTGAAAGAATGGGTCACATCAA
Coding sequences within it:
- a CDS encoding Uma2 family endonuclease, with the translated sequence MSAIPKQYISEQDYLEQERLAEHKSEYFNGEVFAMAGASESHNSIVANTIASLHPTLRGKSCKIYPSDLRVYNPQNGLYTYPDISIACGERKFTDDTLDTLTNPTVLIEVLSPSTEDYDRGTKFKLYRSIPSLQNYVLISSMEYQAEVYTKSGESWILTTAKGREAKLYISAIQLDLQLEDVYAQVDIDAEQAK
- a CDS encoding M13 family metallopeptidase, producing MNKTNLVLAAVLSFLAACNSNSTAKVKGATYFDVAGMDTTVKPGDNFFQFANGGWVKATTIPDDQSGWGSFYTLYTENQQKLKAILEEAANNKNAAKGSLEQKVGDFYASGMDTAALEQKGAQPLMPVLQKIDAVKTYQELVALNMELDKTNDGSLIGYYVGADEKNSTINILNLYQTGLTLPEKEYYTRKDSTTTMQRQKMVEYATKLYMLTGADSTTAAKQAADVLKLETEIAKSHLLPTELRDPVKNYNKMTIAELEKLSPKVGWSNVFSTLGLKVDSLNVGQPKYYAALSTLLATQPIEAWKSKMKFDYISGNTDALSKAFRDASFEFGKTFSGQKVQKERWKTIVDLSDNGLKDLLSQLYVKKHFTPEAKQRMDELVNNLQEAFKNRLNKLDWMSDSTRQKALAKLNTIMKKIGYPDKWKSYDDVKISRNNFFENNQAIGRHDFKENIEKIGKPVDKSEWGMTPATVNAYYNPTFNEIVFPAGILQWPFFDAGADDAINYGGIGMVIGHEITHGFDDQGRQYDAEGNLKDWWTSGDANKFNTKAEMVIKEYDNYTIFDSVHLNGKLTLGENLADIGGLAIAYDAFKMTEQGKSNEKIDGFTPDQRFFLGFAQVWRIMNRDETMRVRVTTDPHSPELYRVNGPLSNFEPFYSAFNVKPGDKMYKPAEQRAKIW
- the rplK gene encoding 50S ribosomal protein L11, which produces MAKEITGYVKLQCKGGQANPAPPIGPALGSKGLNIMEFCKQFNARTQDKMGKVLPVLITVYGDKSFDFVIKTPPAAVQLMEAAKIQSGSKEPNRSKVGKVTWEQVDAIATDKMADLNCFTKESAMRMVAGTARSMGLTVDGKAPWEN
- the rplJ gene encoding 50S ribosomal protein L10; translation: MTKTEKNEVIELLKEKFNQYNNFYVTDTESLTVAQVGNLRRACFSKDVEMQVAKNTLIRKALEGLDAEKYAGVYDSLHKVTALLFSENPKEPALIISSFRKDNNNPKPVLKAAFINGDVYSGDENLVTLTKIKTKNELIGEVIGLLQSPAKRVLAALLHHHEQKAEGATTEAPATDAAAPEASAPEAPAAE
- a CDS encoding DUF4920 domain-containing protein: MKKILSLAIALVTVSVVMAQPPNVPADKGAKFGADITAEKAVPVADMVKSLKGKEGEKVQVKVQGEVVQVCEAEGCWLRMKNGDGTIMVRMKDHKFFVPTVMNGKTIVVAGEAQLKETSVAQLRHYAEDAGKSKEEIEKIKEPKKEVVLQADGIVVL
- the rplL gene encoding 50S ribosomal protein L7/L12 — protein: MADVKQLAESLVSLTVKEVQELADFLKSEYGIEPAAAAVVVSGDGGGGAAAVEEKTSFDVILVSAGASKLNVVKIVKDLSGLGLKEAKDLVDSAPKPIKEGVAKAEAEEIAAKLKDAGAEVEVK
- the secE gene encoding preprotein translocase subunit SecE, which translates into the protein MNKISNYFRESYLELTEKVTWPSWLQLQQSTIIVLVATIIITALVWVMDFASQNLLKLIYSLF
- the tuf gene encoding elongation factor Tu, coding for MAKETFKREKPHVNVGTIGHVDHGKTTLTAAITDILSKQGLAEKKNYDDIDGAPEEKERGITINTAHVEYQTQNRHYAHVDCPGHADYVKNMITGAAQMDGAILVVAATDGPMPQTKEHILLARQVGVPQLVVFMNKVDLVDDPELLELVEMEIRDLLSSYGFDGDNTPIIQGSATGALAGEEKWVAKISELMDAVDSYIPLPPRPVDMPFLMSVEDVFSITGRGTVATGRIERGRIKVGEPVEIVGLMDAPLTSTITGVEMFKKLLDQGEAGDNAGMLLRGIEKTQIRRGMVICKPGSITPHTEFKGEVYVLSKEEGGRHTPFFNKYRPQFYFRTTDVTGECVLPEGTEMVMPGDNTSLTVKLIQPIAMEKGLKFAIREGGRTVGAGQVTEILK
- the nusG gene encoding transcription termination/antitermination protein NusG — protein: MEDTNNIEQATANTQEQNEPLDLTKWYVLRVVSGKERKVKEHLDKEVNRSGWSETIKQVFLPMEKVYKVQNGKKVMREKNYYPGYVLLEVSDGKLNDDMVQHISNISNVMHFLTDGKGSKGNIISLRKSEVNKMLGKVDEMSDQGITMNEPFIVGETIKIIEGPFNDFNGVIEEVNDEKKKLKVTVKIFGRSTPVELNYMQVEKLG
- the rplA gene encoding 50S ribosomal protein L1, with protein sequence MAITKKRKAVAAKVDKNKVYTLKDAASLVKEVNCTKFDSSVDVHVRLGVDPKKADQQVRGTVTLPHGTGKTKRVLVLCTPDKEAAAREAGADYVGLDEFISKIDGGWTDVDVIIATPSVMPKIGRLGKVLGPRNLMPNPKTGTVTNDVAGAVNEVKGGKIAFKVDKAGIIHASIGRVSFAPEKLAENATEFVQAIIKLKPSAAKGTYLKGLSMASTMSPGITVDTKSFI